In Planctomycetia bacterium, the following proteins share a genomic window:
- a CDS encoding biotin--[acetyl-CoA-carboxylase] ligase has translation MSFDLDPSRLRLPTFIAEVDYARTVDSTNDVARRRAGDLHKDVGLLAIAEEQTAGRGRGSNRWWTGAGSLAWSLLIDPARFGIAQRYASMVPLAAATALVEVVTRHLPSPAVGIHWPNDVYLGPRKLAGILVEALGDGRQIVGIGLNVNNSVAAAPPEVAAIVASLADEVGAPLDRTDLLSELLEALGTAFADLGRQREDLATLADELCTQRGSSLTLTIGDERVTGLCTGIAPDGALVLETPTGRRTIYSGIVVR, from the coding sequence ATGTCTTTCGATCTCGATCCATCTCGCTTGCGGTTGCCGACGTTCATCGCCGAAGTCGACTACGCGCGCACCGTCGACTCGACGAACGACGTCGCGCGTCGTCGTGCCGGGGACCTTCATAAAGACGTCGGCTTGCTCGCGATCGCCGAAGAGCAAACGGCCGGCCGCGGGCGCGGCAGCAACCGTTGGTGGACCGGCGCGGGGAGCCTGGCGTGGAGCTTGCTCATCGATCCGGCGCGGTTCGGCATCGCGCAGCGCTATGCGAGCATGGTGCCGCTGGCCGCGGCGACGGCGCTCGTAGAAGTCGTGACGCGGCATCTGCCGAGTCCCGCCGTCGGTATCCATTGGCCGAACGACGTTTATCTCGGCCCGCGCAAGCTCGCGGGCATTCTCGTCGAAGCGCTCGGCGACGGGCGCCAGATCGTCGGCATCGGCTTGAACGTGAACAACTCCGTCGCCGCCGCTCCGCCCGAAGTCGCGGCGATCGTCGCTTCGCTCGCGGACGAAGTCGGCGCACCGCTCGATCGAACCGATCTCTTGTCGGAATTGCTCGAGGCACTCGGCACGGCCTTCGCCGATCTCGGCCGGCAGCGCGAAGACTTAGCGACCCTCGCCGACGAACTCTGCACGCAACGTGGTTCGTCGCTGACCCTCACCATCGGCGACGAGCGGGTGACCGGCCTCTGCACGGGCATCGCTCCCGACGGCGCTCTGGTGCTCGAAACACCCACCGGCCGACGCACGATCTACTCCGGCATCGTAGTCCGCTAA
- a CDS encoding 5-formyltetrahydrofolate cyclo-ligase, which produces MTTDQLASNTSNPSAQASADEMHARKKVIREQAHAARGALENKDELSRGICEKFVALPEYAAAKTVMYYVDVRSEVRTRHYLATALTHGKRIVVPWCREDGMLDLFLLEDMNELAIGMYKILEPRADLRDLPAKKIRPEELDLIMVPGVAFDARGARTGHGFGYYDKLLEHSRMDCPLVALAFECQMFPEIPTAAHDIYMDKIITEATIYNRQMPTRNG; this is translated from the coding sequence ATGACGACCGATCAACTCGCCTCAAACACCAGCAACCCTTCCGCTCAGGCCTCGGCCGACGAGATGCACGCCCGCAAGAAGGTGATTCGCGAACAGGCCCATGCGGCCCGGGGTGCGCTGGAAAACAAGGACGAGTTGAGCCGCGGAATCTGCGAGAAGTTCGTCGCTTTGCCCGAGTATGCAGCCGCGAAGACCGTGATGTACTACGTCGATGTGCGCAGCGAAGTCCGCACGCGGCACTACCTCGCCACGGCCCTGACGCACGGCAAGCGGATCGTCGTGCCGTGGTGCCGCGAAGACGGCATGCTCGACCTCTTCCTCTTGGAAGATATGAACGAGTTGGCGATCGGCATGTATAAGATTCTCGAGCCTCGGGCCGACCTCCGCGATCTGCCGGCGAAGAAGATTCGCCCTGAAGAGCTCGACCTGATCATGGTGCCGGGCGTGGCGTTCGACGCCCGCGGCGCTCGCACCGGTCACGGCTTCGGCTACTACGACAAGCTGCTCGAACACTCGCGCATGGACTGCCCGCTCGTCGCGCTGGCGTTCGAGTGCCAGATGTTCCCCGAGATCCCGACCGCCGCGCACGACATCTATATGGACAAGATCATCACGGAAGCGACGATCTACAACCGCCAAATGCCGACCCGCAACGGGTAA
- a CDS encoding DUF6268 family outer membrane beta-barrel protein — translation MPRLVKNSTPRIAPAATRCRWPWLFVVALSLLPSIAWAQRVQFPSTTPASPFSSAAPQSSFTPATPTPTYSAPSVTNPYSAPLPGTQAPSLTPAWDPYAMPGSAATPPPALQPYGYQPANPQLGYPFQDWSAPSTKLVQNLGMRYTWINRGGNGTDNFGIEDLDFWASLAFPFFHNVNIAPILFTPGFNFHFLQGPSSTPARDLPGTTYDAFGQLSWKPQFNERFGADLALSVGVYSDFSYTDHTSIRILGRGVGTWQFNPQWQGVLGVVYLDRLDIKILPAAGFIWKPHDDAKFELLFPQPKLSQRITNYGTYELWGYLGGEYGGGQWSITHANGSHDVVNYNDFRVYLGIEAIGPRLRGHAEIGYVFHREILYLNSPPKLDLSDSIMLRAGVSY, via the coding sequence ATGCCACGGCTCGTGAAAAACTCGACGCCTCGCATTGCCCCTGCGGCGACTCGTTGCCGGTGGCCGTGGTTGTTCGTCGTTGCCTTGTCGCTGTTGCCCTCAATCGCCTGGGCACAGCGCGTGCAATTTCCCTCGACCACACCGGCGAGTCCGTTCAGCAGCGCCGCTCCGCAAAGCTCGTTCACGCCCGCCACTCCCACGCCGACCTACTCGGCTCCATCGGTAACGAACCCTTACTCGGCTCCGCTCCCCGGCACACAGGCTCCCTCGCTGACACCGGCGTGGGATCCTTACGCGATGCCCGGCTCGGCGGCCACGCCTCCTCCGGCGCTGCAACCCTACGGTTACCAACCGGCGAACCCGCAACTGGGATATCCGTTTCAAGATTGGTCGGCCCCTTCGACGAAGCTTGTGCAAAACTTGGGGATGCGCTACACCTGGATCAATCGCGGCGGCAACGGCACGGATAATTTCGGGATCGAAGATCTCGACTTTTGGGCTTCGTTGGCGTTCCCGTTTTTCCACAACGTGAACATCGCGCCGATCTTGTTCACGCCCGGCTTCAACTTTCATTTCCTTCAAGGCCCGAGCTCTACGCCGGCGCGCGATCTGCCGGGCACCACGTACGATGCGTTCGGTCAGTTGAGTTGGAAGCCGCAGTTCAACGAACGGTTCGGGGCCGATCTCGCGCTGAGCGTCGGCGTCTACTCCGACTTCTCGTACACCGACCACACGAGCATCCGGATCCTCGGCCGAGGTGTCGGCACTTGGCAGTTCAACCCGCAATGGCAAGGGGTGTTGGGAGTCGTCTATCTCGATCGGTTGGATATCAAAATCTTGCCTGCGGCCGGATTTATTTGGAAGCCGCACGACGACGCGAAGTTCGAGCTGCTCTTTCCGCAGCCGAAGCTCTCGCAACGCATTACGAACTACGGCACCTACGAATTGTGGGGCTACCTCGGCGGCGAATACGGCGGCGGTCAGTGGTCGATCACGCATGCCAACGGCTCGCACGACGTCGTCAACTACAACGACTTCCGCGTCTATCTCGGGATCGAAGCGATCGGCCCGCGGTTGCGCGGCCACGCGGAAATCGGCTATGTCTTCCATCGCGAAATCCTCTATCTCAACAGTCCTCCTAAACTCGACTTGAGCGACAGCATCATGCTGCGCGCCGGCGTCAGTTACTAA
- a CDS encoding twin-arginine translocation signal domain-containing protein, giving the protein MDRNRRSFLRRALLAVAAVAAVGAVTTQAKVAEARCRRRRCKSGGCC; this is encoded by the coding sequence ATGGATCGTAATCGTCGTTCGTTCTTGCGTCGTGCTTTGCTGGCCGTTGCCGCTGTTGCCGCGGTCGGTGCCGTGACGACGCAAGCCAAGGTTGCCGAAGCTCGCTGCCGTCGCCGCCGTTGCAAGTCGGGCGGCTGCTGCTAA
- a CDS encoding GNAT family N-acetyltransferase, translating to MLSIRILTPADIPLGMRLKELAGWNQTEADWRRHLALESAGCFVGCWNGTPAATLATTVFGGDAVAGSSAWIAMVLTDPDFRRRGIANALLEHAIETLERRGATSIWLDATEMGQPVYEKLGFRTQFQLTRRRGIAQAIESAGDGVALRPMTAEELAGGEVADLDRAATGADRLSLLASLRDGLPEAAVTAMSDPREVTAVLGFGLARSGSRATQVGPVIARTEAVGRALLAFAVRQFAGREILIDVPDRNEAANRFLQQAGVVPERAFYRMVRKSPKCEVAYEYRESEVWASAGPEYG from the coding sequence ATGCTTTCCATCCGCATCCTGACGCCGGCCGACATCCCGCTCGGCATGCGTTTGAAAGAACTCGCCGGCTGGAACCAGACGGAAGCCGATTGGCGCCGGCATCTCGCGCTGGAGTCGGCCGGCTGCTTCGTCGGCTGCTGGAACGGCACGCCGGCCGCAACCTTGGCGACGACGGTCTTCGGCGGGGACGCAGTCGCCGGCAGTAGCGCCTGGATCGCGATGGTCCTGACCGATCCCGACTTTCGCCGGCGCGGCATTGCCAACGCCTTGCTCGAACACGCGATCGAAACCTTGGAGCGACGCGGCGCGACGTCGATCTGGCTCGATGCCACGGAGATGGGCCAGCCCGTCTATGAGAAACTCGGCTTCCGGACGCAGTTCCAGCTCACGCGCCGGCGCGGGATCGCACAAGCGATCGAATCCGCCGGCGACGGAGTCGCCCTCCGACCGATGACCGCCGAGGAACTCGCCGGGGGCGAAGTCGCCGATCTCGATCGGGCTGCGACCGGTGCCGATCGTCTATCGTTGCTGGCCTCGCTCCGCGACGGGCTGCCCGAAGCAGCCGTGACGGCGATGAGCGACCCGCGCGAAGTTACGGCCGTGCTCGGCTTCGGGCTCGCGCGCTCGGGGAGCCGAGCGACTCAGGTCGGCCCCGTGATCGCGCGCACCGAGGCGGTCGGACGCGCGCTGCTGGCATTCGCCGTTCGGCAGTTCGCCGGCCGTGAGATCTTGATCGATGTGCCCGATCGGAACGAGGCAGCCAACCGCTTCCTCCAGCAGGCCGGAGTGGTGCCGGAGCGTGCTTTTTATCGAATGGTACGAAAATCTCCGAAATGTGAAGTTGCATACGAGTACAGGGAGTCGGAGGTCTGGGCGAGCGCAGGGCCGGAGTATGGGTAA
- the fhcD gene encoding formylmethanofuran--tetrahydromethanopterin N-formyltransferase: MPVDPARFASLVDDTYAEAFRSIYAEVLITARDRTWLDHAVQAATGNASSTILCDCEAGLDRYVGPGGDESFNTPDGRPGAIVQFHVPRFHKDRAARLERSLLVRLSQNVLTCPTTACFNLVETAPESTEYFKLGRKIAYFGDHHQFRDVRHGRPVWVVPILGGEFALDRRFGYRDGLMGGNLWFLGSSVDAALEAACRGRDAAARTPGIIQPFPGGVAGSGSKAGSSYKFTIASTYAEFCPTLREKLGEKSKLPPGVASVMEIILNGRDLPTICAATHAAVEAALDVPGLVKISAGNYGGRLGKSFIYLHPEKQPVPA, translated from the coding sequence ATGCCGGTCGATCCTGCTCGCTTCGCATCCCTCGTCGACGACACCTACGCCGAGGCGTTCCGCAGCATCTACGCCGAGGTGTTGATCACGGCCCGCGATCGGACGTGGCTCGACCATGCCGTGCAAGCGGCGACGGGGAACGCCTCGAGCACGATCCTCTGCGATTGCGAGGCGGGCTTGGATCGCTACGTCGGGCCCGGCGGCGATGAATCGTTTAACACTCCCGACGGCCGGCCCGGCGCGATCGTGCAGTTCCATGTGCCGCGGTTTCATAAAGACCGCGCTGCGCGCTTGGAGCGTTCGCTGTTGGTGCGGCTGAGCCAGAACGTGCTTACGTGCCCGACGACGGCCTGCTTCAATTTGGTGGAGACCGCGCCGGAGTCGACGGAGTATTTCAAGCTCGGTCGCAAGATCGCTTACTTCGGCGACCACCATCAGTTTCGCGACGTGCGCCACGGCCGGCCGGTATGGGTCGTGCCGATTCTCGGCGGCGAGTTTGCGCTCGACCGTCGCTTCGGCTATCGCGACGGCTTGATGGGAGGCAACCTCTGGTTCCTCGGCAGCTCCGTCGACGCAGCGCTCGAAGCGGCTTGCCGCGGGCGCGATGCGGCGGCGCGGACGCCGGGCATTATCCAACCCTTCCCCGGCGGTGTCGCCGGAAGCGGCTCGAAGGCCGGCAGCAGCTATAAGTTTACGATCGCCAGTACCTACGCGGAATTCTGCCCGACCTTGCGCGAGAAGCTCGGCGAGAAGTCGAAGCTGCCGCCGGGCGTGGCTTCGGTCATGGAGATCATCCTCAACGGTCGCGACCTACCGACGATTTGCGCTGCGACCCACGCAGCCGTCGAGGCCGCGCTCGATGTGCCGGGCCTCGTAAAAATATCGGCCGGCAACTACGGCGGCCGGCTCGGCAAGAGCTTCATCTATCTGCATCCCGAGAAGCAGCCGGTCCCTGCTTAG